In Haliotis asinina isolate JCU_RB_2024 chromosome 11, JCU_Hal_asi_v2, whole genome shotgun sequence, the genomic stretch TGTAGATGCAGTGGCATAGAAATATAGATCCATGAAACTCAGGAGGCGTCATTGATTTTCTCACAACTCCAAGAGCACAAGTTGTATAGTAATCGTAAGCTGACATTTTGGAAACATGCTCCAAAAGACCCAGATGCCAATTTCCTTATGAACCTAACATTCATGATCATGTCACTGATCATATGTGATCACACTAGAAACTAaaatggttttttttttattccagGAGGTGATTCTGAAGAACAAACAGCTGAAAATGAGGACATAAATATCTTGGCCATGAAAACAGACTCTTCTGTTTGACCACGCCACCGTTCTTTGGCTGACTGCTGATCGACTCCACGTAAACATGGACACTACGGTGGAGACCAATGTGGCTTCTTCGACAGGGGACGTGACGTACATGACCTCGCGGGGGAACATGACGACAATGGCGTCCCCATCACATCAGTGCGACCACATAGACTCACAGTATGACATTGCTTCGTCGATTGTTTGTGCAATGTGTTTCATATTTGGGATTCTGTATACATTTTTTGGtaagtttgaaaaaaatagcAAAAGAGTTTGTGAGCCAAGAATTAATTTTTTATCTCATTGTTGTACTGTTGATTGAAATGAAGACATTACGCTGACAGTGTTGCACCAGGGGAAATATGGAACAAGCAAGCAACAAATATAGCGGCATAAACAACATGTTGCTCGAAGAAGAAATAGCCATAGACTTGGTTTGAACATGTTAATCCAGTGCACTGAAACTTTGTTTAACTTCACTGGTTGTTCAAAGAAATTGGAAATTTTGGGTTGTTTATGAACAAAGATTGTATTTCACATGATAAGatttacacatgcatgcacacatgcatgcacacccTCATCACTGAGGTAAATGTGTTTGCAACACCTAGGTTCATCCACACGAAACACATGCATATAAACTTTTAGGTTCTCACACTCGACATGAGGTACACATTCTCTCACACAAACAGAgcttagcctagtggttaaagtgtcagcAAGTCACGCCAAAGGtgcgagtttgattccccatgtgggtacaatgtctgatgcccatttgtggtgtcctgtgatattgctgggatactgctaaaagtAAAACCATTCTTGCTTacttactcacacacacatgtaaacgcacgcacgcatgtcACCCATAAGGTGCACACAAATGGAACAACAaggcatgcacacacacataaccaaatctgaaaaaaaagatGCACATTGACAGCCAACATCAGCGTCCTTCTCTAACAATGTATTGTGAATATCACAATGAAATCATCCCACCTGAAACAATTTCCGTTTTCCTTTCAGGATACCGTTTTTTCAAGGCAGTGATGTTCCTGACGGGGTTCATATTTGGCGGAGTCCTCATCTACATGATCTGCAAGGAGGAGGAGATCATGCCCACAGAAGGAAATATTGGCGTGGCCATTGGCGCCGGGATACTTTGTGGCCTCATTACGATGCTCGTGCAATACGTGGGACTATTTCTCACGGGATTCCATCTAGGAATAGCCCTTGCAATTGCTGTGTTGATCGTCTTGGAACAGTTTCTGCATCCTTCGACCAAGTGGATACCCATTGGATTACTTGTTGGTCTTGGGTTGCTGTTTGCCTTTCTCATTCTGAAATTCCAAAAGTGTTTCACAATTTTGGGGACGAGTATTTTTGGAGGTGCTTTAATGGTAGCATTTTTAGACTACTTTATTGAGAAGTTTCGCATGGTGCTGTATGTGTGGGACCGAGTGAAAGGCAACGAGTCTCCGCCTGTGTGCTGGTACAGTTGGGTGATACTTGGCTGCTGGccattttgtttccttgttggAA encodes the following:
- the LOC137256640 gene encoding transmembrane protein 198-like isoform X1, with amino-acid sequence MDTTVETNVASSTGDVTYMTSRGNMTTMASPSHQCDHIDSQYDIASSIVCAMCFIFGILYTFFGYRFFKAVMFLTGFIFGGVLIYMICKEEEIMPTEGNIGVAIGAGILCGLITMLVQYVGLFLTGFHLGIALAIAVLIVLEQFLHPSTKWIPIGLLVGLGLLFAFLILKFQKCFTILGTSIFGGALMVAFLDYFIEKFRMVLYVWDRVKGNESPPVCWYSWVILGCWPFCFLVGTITQWRITGQGVDHREALHINRSKKVNLKRIRARERRDEQHSRYRHLYQVRRVNGDVISQVNNQDYIQSIQGKLSPAMRSLTDPMTEVESANTTLTQVP
- the LOC137256640 gene encoding transmembrane protein 198-like isoform X2, which gives rise to MDTTVETNVASSTGDVTYMTSRGNMTTMASPSHQCDHIDSQYDIASSIVCAMCFIFGILYTFFGYRFFKAVMFLTGFIFGGVLIYMICKEEEIMPTEGNIGVAIGAGILCGLITMLVQYVGLFLTGFHLGIALAIAVLIVLEQFLHPSTKWIPIGLLVGLGLLFAFLILKFQKCFTILGTSIFGGALMVAFLDYFIEKFRMVLYVWDRVKGNESPPVCWYSWVILGCWPFCFLVGTITQWRITGQGVDHREALHINRSKKVNLKRIRARERRDEQHSRYRHLYQVRRVNGDVISQDYIQSIQGKLSPAMRSLTDPMTEVESANTTLTQVP